AATATTTTCCTCAATCAGAGTTTAATCATCCCTGCATTGAAAGTTGGAATATTTCAGGCAGTAAAATTGTCTTGAATATTAAGTCATCGGATAAGTTACGAGTGTTCGGGAAGAATAAACTCGGTACTTTTCAGATTGCTGGTGATGATAAGATCTTTCATGAAGCAACAATTGTGAAAAATGTAAAGAATAAGATTGTTATTGAATCAAAAAAGGTAATCCGACCAGTTGCTTTCAGATATTGTTTCACAAACGATGCAATTCCTGATTTGTTTGATGTTAATGGTCTTCCTTTACTTCAATACAGATCAGATAATTGGTAATGAAATACAAATAAAATACTATGAAAAGATCAAAACTTTTAGTCGTTGGAAGTGTAAACACTGATATGGTTGTTAAAACTCATTGTTTACCTAAACCCGGAGAAACGGTTCTGGGAGGCACATTCTTAATGAATGGAGGCGGCAAGGGGGCCAATCAGGCTGTTTCCGCGGCACGGTTAGGTGCCGATGTCTCTTTTATATGCAAAGTCGGGAACGATACGTTTGGAGAGAGAGCAAAGAAAACATTCGAAGATGAGGGGATAGATACCTCGAATTTGTTGTTCGATCCTGAAAATGCTTCGGGTGTTGCTCTAATTACTGTGGATGATCGCGCTGAGAACTGTATTGTTGTTGCTCCCGGAGCAAATGCGAACCTGCATGCGTCAGACATTCCTGATTTGCCGGATTTGATCAAACAGGCCGATTATGTACTGATGCAACTCGAAATACCGATGACGACCATTCAGACTGTAGCTGATATAGCACATAAGAAGAATATACCTGTCATCCTGAATCCTGCCCCGGCTCAGAAGTTATCAAATAATTTGCTGGATAAATTATTCCTGATTACTCCAAATGAAACGGAAGCCGAGATTATCTCAGGAGTTAAAGTTACAGACGAGGAGTCGGCATTACAGGCTGCAAAAAAGATATGTGATTTAGGTGTTGCTTGTGTTGTAATTACCTTAGGGAAAAAGGGGGCATTGATCTACAAAGATTCTCAACATGAAATAGTTCCATCAATTAAAGTTGAAGCAGTCGATACAACCGCTGCCGGAGATGTGTTTAACGGGGCATTGGCTGTAGGGCTAATGGAGAAGATGCCATTAAAGGAAGCTGTTCGGTTTGCCTGTAAAGCAGCGGCCATATCGGTGACCCGTATGGGGGCTCAAACATCGGCTCCTTATAGAAACGAAATTGATTAAACTAAGATATTATGATTAAGAATAGATTATTGATATGTTTTTTTGTACTGGTCTATGTGGCTCATTCAGCGTCAGGTTTAACATTGAATGACGAAGGAGCAAATATTCCCCATAAATTGACAATGTCGAAAAGTACGCTTTTGGATAAAGTGAAAGGTGGATGGGCTGGAAAAACAATAGGTTGCACTTATGGAGGGCCGGTTGAGTTTCTATATAATGGAACAATGGTTCAGGACTATGTTCCATTGAAATGGAATGATGAAAGTGTTAAATGGTATTACGATAATTTCCCTGGACTTTATGATGATGTTTATGTGAATCTGACCTTTGTAGATGTCTTTGACCGTTTGGGCCTTAATGCACCTGCCGACTCCTTTGCCATTGCTTTTGCTCATGCCAGTTATCCTCTTTGGCATGCCAATCAGGTAGCCCGAAACAATGTTTTGAACGGTATAATGCCTCCAGCTTCTGGTAACTGGTTGAATAATCCTCATGCCGATGATATTGATTTTCAGATCGAATCTGATTTCGCTGGCATTATGTCACCTGGCATGCCGAATGCATCTTCTGCCATTGCTGATAAAGTAGGTCATATTATGAATTATGGAAATGGATGGTATGGAGGAGTTTTTGTTGCCGCCATGCTTTCAATAGCTTATACATCAGATGACGTAGAGTACATTGTTTCGCAAGCATTAAAAACAATACCTGCAAAGAGTACTTTCTATCAATGTATCAGCGATGTCATCAAATGGCATAAACTATACCCCAGTGATTGGAAACAGACCTGGTTTGAATGCCAAAAGAAATGGAGCAACGACATTGGATGTCCTGACGGAGTTTTTGTTCCTTTGGACATTGATGCTTTAATCAATAGTGCTTATGTTGCAATTGGTTTGTTATATGGAGGAGGAGATTTTGCTAAGTCATTGGAAATATCTACGCGTTGCGGACAGGATGCAGATTGCAATCCATCAACCGTAGGGGGTATTCTGGGGGTTATGCTTGGGTATAGTAAGATACCCGAAGTTTGGAAAAAACCATTATTGGGAGTGGGAGATCGGATGTTTTCACATTCAAACTTCTCTTTGAATAAAACCTACAGTGTAAGTTATAAACAGGCATTAGACGTAATCTCAGCGAATGGAGGTAAGGTAACAGCCAATAATGTTGAAATCAAATGCCAGACGCCAGTAGCTGTTAAATACGAACAAGCCTTCGAAGGGCATTTCCCGAAAGATAAGTTGTCTATCGGGAAAGCTTTGGATAAGGTCCTGGATGTTGCTTTTACCGGAAAAGGGGTTGTGTTTAAAGGATATGTGCAATGTTCGGATAATAACTATATCGCAGAACTTGGCGTAATGGTCGATGGAAAGGATATGGGAGTGATAAAATTGCCTGTTTCCACTCAAGATTCCAGAAAAGTAGATCTGTATTGGATATATCAATTGAAAGATGAGATGCATAAAGTCAGCTTTAAATGGCTGAATCCAAATCCAAATGCTCAGGTTTACTTTGGAGATGCCATAATTTATGCAGAGCCATCTGTGATTGACCAATTTTAGAATGCAGCTTCCCTAAAATGCATTTTAAATCACAACTATTTTAATTAGTTAACCCGATTATTTAATTATTAAATTGAAAAATATGTTTATTGTAGAGAATTATTTATTAGCGGTATTACTTTGTATAGTAACTATGTTTTGTTGGGGATCTTGGGGGAATACTCAGAAGTTGGCTTCTAAATCATGGCGCTATGAGCTTTTTTATTGGGATTATGTAATTGGTATACTCATTTTATCGCTTGTTTTCGGATTTACCCTTGGAAGCTTCGGCGAACATGGAAGAGGTTTTGTTGAGGACCTGGCGCAGGTGAATAGTGGAAATTTCTGGAGTGCGTTTATCGGAGGTATAATATTTAATGCATCGAATATCCTGTTGGCATCCGCTATTTCACTGGCTGGCATGTCTGTGGCATTTCCAGTAGGAGTTGGGCTGGCTTTGGTCTTAGGGGTATTTATAAATTATATCGGAGCCCCTAAGGGCGATCCGATAATCTTGTTCCTGGGCGTAGCGCTAATCATGGTTGCCATTGTATTTAATGGTGTTGCCTCAGGTAAAATGACGAAGAGCGATGAAGAAAGTAAAACGAAGAAAAAAGGCCTTATTGTAGCAATCTGTGCCGGTGTTTTGATGTCTTTCTTCTATCGTTTTGTAGCTGCCGCGATGGACTTGGAGAATCTTGAATCGCCAACCGCCGGCATGGCAACCCCCTATTCGGCTCTTTTTATTTTCTCATTGGGTATATTTGCCAGTAATTTCATCTTCAACACCATCGTCATGAAGAAACCTTTTGTTGGCGAGCCTGTTAGCTACAGCCAATATTTCAAGGGACACATCAAGACTCATGTCGTTGGTCTTTTGGGAGGAATTATCTGGGGACTTGGTACTGCTTGCAGTTACATTGCCGCAGGTAAGGCAGGTCCAGCTATCTCGTATGCATTAGGACAGGGTGCCACTATGATTGCGGCCATGTGGGGAGTCTTTATCTGGAAAGAGTTTAAAGGGGCTTCAAAAACAATCAATGCCTTGTTGACTCTGATGTTTGTCCTATTCATCACAGGTTTGGTCATGATTATTATTTCTGGAGGAAACTAATAATCTTTTTTGGATTTCGTGATAAAAACCAAGTAAATTAAAAGGGTTGAACTTGCAAAAAGTTCAACCCTAACTTTTGAGTCTAAATTAGCTTACCGGCCAGTAATTATTATTAAACTAACCGGATATGCTATTAACAGCAGCAACTGCATTCTATTCCTTTAGCCTTTTCAAAAGCCTCTTTCCCTTCGCTGACGGAGAAATATATCAGTCCGGCTGCACCAATCACATCAGCATATGCAAAGCCTGTAATTTCATATATAAGGCTGGATACAAGCAGAACTACAGACATGTACACACAAACTTTGGTGCAATTGCTGTCGGCAATAATAGGGTCGGAATTTAGTTTTTTACCAACTTTTCTCTTTGCAAGCATCAACCATACCATTGTGAGGATTGATAAGGATGATATAATTATCCCCCAGAGTGTTGTTTCCGGTTTGTGATGAGAAACTATGTTTGTTATTATTCCGGCTAGTAATCCTATCGATAAAAGATAAAAAGCAGTGCCGGTAATTTTTAATGCTGTTTTTTCGAATTTGCTTCTATGGCTTTGCGGATTCTGTTTGATACGCAAAATCATTACAGCTATTCCAATGCCGGATAAGACCTCAATAAAACTGTCAACTCCAAAACCAAATAAGGCAAGGGTCTCGTCCTCGTATCCAAAGAGCATTGAGAATACTCCTTCGGCAATATTATACAAGATTGTGAAAAGGCTTAATAGCCATGCTTGTTTATACAATTTTTGCTCTGAACTTGTCATGTCGATAAATCTGTTGTAGTTTATACTTATTAATAACAATTATTGTCACAAAAATAGGCATAAATAACATGCAACAGTAGTGCATTTATTTGTGGCACTGTGGACAGATTCCTTTTATTACAAAATTGGCAGTTTTGAATTCGAAATTATCAGGTAGTTGAACAAATGGAACCGGAATATTCTCTAGGCAGAATGTCTTTTTACATTTCATGCACAGAAAATGTACATGTAAGTCTTCTAGCTTGCAGGTGCAGTTTTCTTGGCATAAAGCATATTTGACGGCTCCTGAGCCATCGTCAATCTTGTGTATTAAATTGTTCTCTTCAAATGTGTTGAGTGTCCTGAAAAGGGTAGTCCTTTCTACTTTATTGAATTTCTGTTCCAGATCATATATACTCATAGCCTCTGATTGAGAATGCAATTCTTTCAGAACCAGAATTCGCATGGCTGTAGGTTTAATTCCTCTATTTTCAAGTATTTTTTCGAAGTCGCTGTTCATGACTGAATCCTTGTTTTCATTAAGCTTTAATAGTTCCGCTTTACAAAATCATGCAATTCCTCAAAACTCTCGGTCCGAGTTTCCTGAAACATGTTGATGGCAATCCTTGCGCAGGCTTCCGCATCGGCCAGGGCATGGTGATGCTGCTTTAAATCGTATCCACAATGTTGGGAAACAGTGTGCAGCTGATGATTTACCAATCCTTTGTGCATCTTTTTGGAGAGGCGGCAGGTGCAATAAAACTGGTAATCAGGGTAAGAGAGGCCATAGAGGTTGAAAACGGCTTTCAGGCACCCTTCATCGAAAGGACTGTTGTGGGCAACCAGCGGCAACCCGTTCAATCTGGATGAAACGTTTGCCCAGACATCGGGGAAATCGGGCGACTCCTTGGTGTCCTCAAATGTCATTCCGTGAACCTGGGTGGTCCAGTATGTATAAAAGTTGGGACGTGGACGGATAAAGCTGTGGAAGCGGTCGGTTATAATCCCGTCTTCTACTATAATGACCCCTACACTGCACACACTGCTGCGCTGTCCGTTGGCTGTTTCAAAATCGATGGCGGCGAATGATTCCATTTTCTTATGATTTAATATTTTGATTCAGATCTTTTCTATAGAGTTCTTCCGGTCTTTCTTCCTCTGTTCGTTGTCTGTTCTGTGTCAGAATATAGGCATCCATCTGTGCTTTGGACCGGCTTTGAGTCACAATGTAGACTCCCAGAAACACCAGCACAATGGCACCGGCTTTCGACCAGCCTAAAGTATCCATCCCGATGGTAACAGCAATAAACGAAGCGACGATGGGTTGGATATAATTATACATGCTCACAATGGTAGGACGTAAATTCTGCTGCCCAATCATCACTAGCAGATACGCCAGGCAAGTGGAGCCTAACACCACAAAAGCAATTCCTCCGTACACATGCAATGATACTGCAGAGAAATTGATTGCAGCCACATCTGAATAAGAGAAAGGTGTGAGGCAGATAGAAGAATAGATAAACATCCATTTCATGAGGGTAACAGTGGAGTATCTCCCGAACAGGTCCTTAAATACTGTAAGATAGATGGCAAAACTTAGCTGACTGGCAAGGCAAAGCAAATCGCCCCAGATATTGCCGGCTTTGCCGGTTGTGACACTGTGGCCGCTTAATATCAGTAGCATAGCACCTGTGGCACCCAGAAAAATACCAATAACCTTCTTTCCTGTCACTGGTTCTTTAAGATAGAGAGCAGCTACAATCATGGTGACAATGGGAGCCATTGTACAAATGATAGAGGCATTGATGGGGGAAGTGAGTGAAAGTCCGAAGACGAAAGTTCCCTGATTTAAAACAATGCCGAAAAGAGATGCGAAGAACAACCTCAGTAAATCTTCGTGGCATACATGTTCACGTTTTGTGAAAATAGAGAGCAGCCAGAATATAATTGCTGCGCCGAAACAACGAAAAGTAGTGAGAGACAAGGGTGTAATTGAAGAATCTAAAACCGATTTAGCAATAGGAGCATTCAATCCCCAGATAATATTTGCCATCAGTACAGTTATGTGACCCTTGTATTTCTTATCGTTATTCATATTGTCTCTATATATATTCCGGCAAAATTAATTCTTATTAATAAGATGGCAATATTGTTTTAATGAATTGTTTTCTATGAAAATATTAATTAACTTTGCGAAAGTGGCACTAAAAGGTGTTTTAGATGTTAAAAGGTGCAATAATATGCAATTAATAAAACAAAATGACGCCAATAACGCCTAATTGACAACATTAAAAAATAAATCTTATGGTGCATGATATTGAAATGCTAAAGAGATTTTACTCCACTTTTACAGACCGGGTATTCATTTCACGTAAGAACGTCGGCAGGTCTCTCACTTTAGCTGAAAAGATTCTATATGCTCACCTGTTTGACGAAAATCAGGAAACAAGTTATAAACGCGGTGAAGATTATGTAAACTTCCGGCCCGATAGAGTAGCGATGCAGGATGCTACTGCTCAGATGGCGCTATTGCAGTTTATGAATGCAGGAAAAGAGAAATCGGCCGTGCCGGCAACCGTGCATTGCGACCACCTGATTCAGGCATACAAAGGGGCGAGTGAAGATGTTGAAACGGCAAACGTTACAAACCGGGAAGTATACGACTTCCTGCGGGATGTTTCTTCCAAATATGGCATCGGGTTCTGGAAACCGGGTGCGGGAATAATCCATCAGGTGGTACTTGAAAATTACGCTTTCCCCGGAGGAATGATGGTTGGTACCGACTCGCATACGCCAAATGCAGGTGGATTAGGAATGATTGCCATTGGTGTGGGGGGTGCAGATGCTGTGGATGTAATGACTGGGATGGAATGGGAACTGAAAATGCCAAAACTGATTGGGGTGAAGCTGACCGGAAAACTCAGTGGATGGGCTTCTCCTAAGGATGTGATACTGAAACTGGCAGGAATATTGACCGTGAAAGGCGGAACCAATGCCATTATTGAATATTTCGGCGAAGGAGCAACTTCTCTTTCAGCTACCGGAAAAGCGACTATATGCAATATGGGAGCGGAAGTGGGCGCAACAACCTCTTTGTTTGCGTATGATGCTCAGATTTCCGACTATCTTCGTGCAACGGAAAGAGCGGAAATAGCCGATATGGCCGATGCTATTGTTACCGATTTACAGGCAGACCCGGAGGTGTATGCCAATCCGGAAAACTATTTCGATCGGATTATTGAAATTGATCTGTCTGCATTGGAACCCTATATTAACGGCCCGTTTACTCCAGATGCCGCGACTCCGATTTCGGAATTCGCAGCAAAGGTTATTGCCAACGACTATCCGCGGAAGATGGAGGTGGGACTGATTGGTTCATGCACCAACTCTTCCTATCAGGATATCAGTCGGGCGGCCTCAGTGGCGCGTCAAGCTATTGAAAAGAAAATAAAAGCAGAGGCTCCTTTGATTGTGAATCCAGGCTCAGAAAGAGTCTATCAAACTGCACTTCGCGATGGAATGATTGAGACTTTTGAGTCGGTAGGAGGAACCATAATGGCCAATGCTTGTGGTCCTTGTATTGGCCAATGGAAGCGTATAACAGATGATCCGACCCGTAAAAATGCAATCGTAACATCTTTTAATCGGAATTTTGCCAAACGGGCCGACGGCAACCCAAATACCTATGCATTTGTGGCTTCGCCGGAACTGACTATGGCACTGACCATTGCCGGTGACCTCTGTTTCAATCCGATGAAAGACAAGCTGACCAATGCTGATGGTGAGCAAGTGATGCTGGATGAACCAAAAGGAGAGAATCTCCCGATAAAAGGGTTTGCACAAGGAGACAGTGGATATATGGCTCCAGCTGGTGCTGCAACAGAGATAAAAATTGATCCTGCATCCACTCGCTTACAGGCGCTTCAGCCGTTCCCGGCATGGGATGGCAATGAACTGCTGAATATGCCCCTTTTGATTAAAGCACAGGGGAAATGTACAACAGACCACATCTCAATGGCCGGACCGTGGCTACGCTTCCGCGGCCATCTGGAAAATATTTCAGATAACATGTTGATGGGAGCGGTGAATGCTTTTAACGGAAAGACGAACACAGTTTATAACCGCTTGTCCGGAGAATACGGAGCGGTATCAGCCGTGGCAAAGCAGTACAAAACTGAGGGTATTTCTTCAATTGTAGTGGCGGAAGAAAATTACGGAGAAGGTTCTTCTCGTGAACATGCTGCCATGGAACCGCGTTTCTTAAATGTACGCGTGATTCTTGCCAAGAGTTTTGCACGCATTCACGAAACAAACCTGAAAAAACAGGGTATGTTGGCGGTTACTTTTGCCAATAAGGAAGATTATGATCGCATTCAGGAACATGATATTATTTCCATTGTGGGGCTCGGTTCTTTTGCTCCGGGACGCTCATTGATGGCGATTGTGAAGCATGAAGATGGAAAACAGGAGAGCTTTGAAGTGCTGCATACCTACAACCAGCAGCAAATTGGCTGGTTTAGAGCAGGATCGGCATTAAACAGTAAATAGAATTATTAGGTAGAAAAGGTTCAGGATATGAAAATTACGAAAGAAAACGGCCGGCTTATAATACCCGACTGTGTTACCGTACCCTTTATTATGGGAGATGGTGTTGGAGCGGAGATTACTCCTGCTGCACAAGCTATTGTCAATGCAGCAGTAAGAGCTGCATATCAAGGTAAAAAAGAGATTGAATGGATGGAGGTCTTGGCCGGTGAGAAAGCTTTCAATGCTACCGGTTCCTGGTTGCCTGATGAAACCATGCAGATGTTCAAGGATTACTATGTGGGAATAAAAGGTCCGCTAACTACTCCGATAGGCGGTGGAATACGTTCCTTGAATGTGGCGCTCAGGCAGGAACTCGATTTGTATGTTTGTCTGCGTCCGGTGCGTTGGTTCAGCGGAGTTGTTTCTCCAGTAAAGGAACCTCAAAAAGTGAATATGCATATTTTCCGCGAAAATACGGAAGATATCTATGCCGGTATCGAGTGGGAACAGGGTACACCCGAGGCGGAGAAGTTCTATCGTTTTCTTCGCGATGAGATGGGCGTAACCAAAGTGCGTTTCCCGGAAACCTCATCTTTCGGTGTGAAACCGGTTTCAAAAGAAGGAACCGAACGGTTGGTACGTGCAGCTATCCGCTACGCCTTGACCAACAATCTGCCAAGTGTAACACTTGTGCATAAAGGAAATATCATGAAGTTTACCGAAGGGGGATTCAAAAAGTGGGGATATGAACTCGCTGAACGGGAGTTCGGAAACGAATTGCGCGAAGGCAAAATCGTAATCAAAGATGTGATTGCCGATGCTTTTCTGCAAAACACATTACTTATTCCTGAGGAATATTCGGTTATTGCTACCCTGAACTTGAATGGCGACTATATATCTGACCAGCTTGCAGCCATGGTTGGCGGCATTGGTATAGCTCCGGGAGCCAATATAAACTATGACTCGGGACATGCCATTTTTGAGGCAACTCACGGAACGGCTCCGAACATTGCGGGACAGAATTGTGTTAATCCTTCGTCACTACTCTTGTCTGCTGTAATGATGCTTGAGTATTTTGGATGGAACGAAGCTGCCAATCTTATTACATCGGCTATGGAACAAGCTTTTGAAAAAGGTAAGGCAACTCATGATCTGGCTCGTTTCATGCCGGGAGGCATCTCCCTCTCCACAACAGA
The Bacteroides sedimenti genome window above contains:
- the rbsK gene encoding ribokinase is translated as MKRSKLLVVGSVNTDMVVKTHCLPKPGETVLGGTFLMNGGGKGANQAVSAARLGADVSFICKVGNDTFGERAKKTFEDEGIDTSNLLFDPENASGVALITVDDRAENCIVVAPGANANLHASDIPDLPDLIKQADYVLMQLEIPMTTIQTVADIAHKKNIPVILNPAPAQKLSNNLLDKLFLITPNETEAEIISGVKVTDEESALQAAKKICDLGVACVVITLGKKGALIYKDSQHEIVPSIKVEAVDTTAAGDVFNGALAVGLMEKMPLKEAVRFACKAAAISVTRMGAQTSAPYRNEID
- a CDS encoding ADP-ribosylglycohydrolase family protein; this translates as MIKNRLLICFFVLVYVAHSASGLTLNDEGANIPHKLTMSKSTLLDKVKGGWAGKTIGCTYGGPVEFLYNGTMVQDYVPLKWNDESVKWYYDNFPGLYDDVYVNLTFVDVFDRLGLNAPADSFAIAFAHASYPLWHANQVARNNVLNGIMPPASGNWLNNPHADDIDFQIESDFAGIMSPGMPNASSAIADKVGHIMNYGNGWYGGVFVAAMLSIAYTSDDVEYIVSQALKTIPAKSTFYQCISDVIKWHKLYPSDWKQTWFECQKKWSNDIGCPDGVFVPLDIDALINSAYVAIGLLYGGGDFAKSLEISTRCGQDADCNPSTVGGILGVMLGYSKIPEVWKKPLLGVGDRMFSHSNFSLNKTYSVSYKQALDVISANGGKVTANNVEIKCQTPVAVKYEQAFEGHFPKDKLSIGKALDKVLDVAFTGKGVVFKGYVQCSDNNYIAELGVMVDGKDMGVIKLPVSTQDSRKVDLYWIYQLKDEMHKVSFKWLNPNPNAQVYFGDAIIYAEPSVIDQF
- a CDS encoding GRP family sugar transporter, yielding MFIVENYLLAVLLCIVTMFCWGSWGNTQKLASKSWRYELFYWDYVIGILILSLVFGFTLGSFGEHGRGFVEDLAQVNSGNFWSAFIGGIIFNASNILLASAISLAGMSVAFPVGVGLALVLGVFINYIGAPKGDPIILFLGVALIMVAIVFNGVASGKMTKSDEESKTKKKGLIVAICAGVLMSFFYRFVAAAMDLENLESPTAGMATPYSALFIFSLGIFASNFIFNTIVMKKPFVGEPVSYSQYFKGHIKTHVVGLLGGIIWGLGTACSYIAAGKAGPAISYALGQGATMIAAMWGVFIWKEFKGASKTINALLTLMFVLFITGLVMIIISGGN
- a CDS encoding cation transporter, with the protein product MTSSEQKLYKQAWLLSLFTILYNIAEGVFSMLFGYEDETLALFGFGVDSFIEVLSGIGIAVMILRIKQNPQSHRSKFEKTALKITGTAFYLLSIGLLAGIITNIVSHHKPETTLWGIIISSLSILTMVWLMLAKRKVGKKLNSDPIIADSNCTKVCVYMSVVLLVSSLIYEITGFAYADVIGAAGLIYFSVSEGKEAFEKAKGIECSCCC
- a CDS encoding Fur family transcriptional regulator, whose amino-acid sequence is MNSDFEKILENRGIKPTAMRILVLKELHSQSEAMSIYDLEQKFNKVERTTLFRTLNTFEENNLIHKIDDGSGAVKYALCQENCTCKLEDLHVHFLCMKCKKTFCLENIPVPFVQLPDNFEFKTANFVIKGICPQCHK
- a CDS encoding 3'-5' exonuclease yields the protein MESFAAIDFETANGQRSSVCSVGVIIVEDGIITDRFHSFIRPRPNFYTYWTTQVHGMTFEDTKESPDFPDVWANVSSRLNGLPLVAHNSPFDEGCLKAVFNLYGLSYPDYQFYCTCRLSKKMHKGLVNHQLHTVSQHCGYDLKQHHHALADAEACARIAINMFQETRTESFEELHDFVKRNY
- a CDS encoding DMT family transporter, whose product is MNNDKKYKGHITVLMANIIWGLNAPIAKSVLDSSITPLSLTTFRCFGAAIIFWLLSIFTKREHVCHEDLLRLFFASLFGIVLNQGTFVFGLSLTSPINASIICTMAPIVTMIVAALYLKEPVTGKKVIGIFLGATGAMLLILSGHSVTTGKAGNIWGDLLCLASQLSFAIYLTVFKDLFGRYSTVTLMKWMFIYSSICLTPFSYSDVAAINFSAVSLHVYGGIAFVVLGSTCLAYLLVMIGQQNLRPTIVSMYNYIQPIVASFIAVTIGMDTLGWSKAGAIVLVFLGVYIVTQSRSKAQMDAYILTQNRQRTEEERPEELYRKDLNQNIKS
- a CDS encoding aconitate hydratase, which produces MVHDIEMLKRFYSTFTDRVFISRKNVGRSLTLAEKILYAHLFDENQETSYKRGEDYVNFRPDRVAMQDATAQMALLQFMNAGKEKSAVPATVHCDHLIQAYKGASEDVETANVTNREVYDFLRDVSSKYGIGFWKPGAGIIHQVVLENYAFPGGMMVGTDSHTPNAGGLGMIAIGVGGADAVDVMTGMEWELKMPKLIGVKLTGKLSGWASPKDVILKLAGILTVKGGTNAIIEYFGEGATSLSATGKATICNMGAEVGATTSLFAYDAQISDYLRATERAEIADMADAIVTDLQADPEVYANPENYFDRIIEIDLSALEPYINGPFTPDAATPISEFAAKVIANDYPRKMEVGLIGSCTNSSYQDISRAASVARQAIEKKIKAEAPLIVNPGSERVYQTALRDGMIETFESVGGTIMANACGPCIGQWKRITDDPTRKNAIVTSFNRNFAKRADGNPNTYAFVASPELTMALTIAGDLCFNPMKDKLTNADGEQVMLDEPKGENLPIKGFAQGDSGYMAPAGAATEIKIDPASTRLQALQPFPAWDGNELLNMPLLIKAQGKCTTDHISMAGPWLRFRGHLENISDNMLMGAVNAFNGKTNTVYNRLSGEYGAVSAVAKQYKTEGISSIVVAEENYGEGSSREHAAMEPRFLNVRVILAKSFARIHETNLKKQGMLAVTFANKEDYDRIQEHDIISIVGLGSFAPGRSLMAIVKHEDGKQESFEVLHTYNQQQIGWFRAGSALNSK
- the icd gene encoding NADP-dependent isocitrate dehydrogenase — translated: MKITKENGRLIIPDCVTVPFIMGDGVGAEITPAAQAIVNAAVRAAYQGKKEIEWMEVLAGEKAFNATGSWLPDETMQMFKDYYVGIKGPLTTPIGGGIRSLNVALRQELDLYVCLRPVRWFSGVVSPVKEPQKVNMHIFRENTEDIYAGIEWEQGTPEAEKFYRFLRDEMGVTKVRFPETSSFGVKPVSKEGTERLVRAAIRYALTNNLPSVTLVHKGNIMKFTEGGFKKWGYELAEREFGNELREGKIVIKDVIADAFLQNTLLIPEEYSVIATLNLNGDYISDQLAAMVGGIGIAPGANINYDSGHAIFEATHGTAPNIAGQNCVNPSSLLLSAVMMLEYFGWNEAANLITSAMEQAFEKGKATHDLARFMPGGISLSTTEFRDLLVSIIEK